One genomic segment of Macaca fascicularis isolate 582-1 chromosome 19, T2T-MFA8v1.1 includes these proteins:
- the NFILZ gene encoding NFIL3 like protein, with translation MDVGFLGLSDVSQSHSKTLWGARGRGPTIRRQREFMPEEKKDTVYWEKRRKNNEAAKRSREKRRLNDAAIEGRLAALMEENALLRGELKALKLRFGLLPLTGGPRALPLQALLWEAPWTGDPRPGAEALSSLSGSHNCLLRPCSLDAGIPGCQGCLLAPRWTGLATSPRSPQESAPPTLNRIDMALQTGLPPALFSCHLLDGHVGSRPELRPCWGLWSPMPSGCRASGPSDVLLTSTADPMGLSPGVTCPVPGNSHEGLGQPSLPHKLRIKSRASGRVPCGWEGGQAPL, from the coding sequence ATGGATGTGGGTTTCTTGGGCCTGTCAGATGTGTCTCAGAGTCATAGCAAGACCTTGTGGGGGGCTCGGGGCAGGGGCCCCACCATACGTCGCCAGCGGGAGTTCATGCCAGAAGAGAAGAAGGACACAGTTTACTGGGAGAAGCGGAGAAAGAACAATGAGGCAGCCAAGAGATCCAGGGAAAAGCGACGTCTCAATGATGCAGCCATTGAGGGCAGGCTGGCTGCACTGATGGAGGAGAATGCCCTGCTCAGGGGTGAGCTGAAGGCGCTCAAGCTTCGCTTTGGCCTCCTGCCCCTGACTGGTGGGCCCCGGGCCTTGCCCCTGCAGGCCCTGCTATGGGAAGCCCCCTGGACTGGGGACCCCCGGCCTGGGGCTGAAGCACTGTCATCCTTGTCTGGCTCTCACAATTGCCTTTTAAGGCCATGTTCCCTggatgctgggattccaggatgTCAGGGCTGCCTGCTGGCCCCCAGATGGACTGGCTTGGCCACTTCTCCTAGGTCCCCCCAAGAGTCTGCACCTCCTACCCTCAACAGAATTGACATGGCCTTGCAGACTGGCCTCCCACCTGCCCTCTTCAGCTGTCACCTCTTGGATGGGCATGTAGGGTCCAGACCAGAGCTCAGACCCTGCTGGGGGCTGTGGTCACCAATGCCCTCTGGATGCCGGGCTTCAGGGCCATCAGATGTGTTGCTGACGTCCACTGCTGATCCCATGGGTCTGTCTCCTGGGGTGACTTGCCCTGTCCCAGGAAACAGTCATGAGGGTCTGGGTCAGCCCTCTCTGCCCCACAAACTGCGCATCAAATCCCGAGCCTCAGGCAGGGTACCTTGTGGCTGGGAGGGTGGTCAGGCCCCCCTCTGA